One window of Pseudomonas putida genomic DNA carries:
- a CDS encoding thioredoxin domain-containing protein: MAALLATPVLSLAQESLPSLPYREVAAQAEDSHKVIVFFSFACPVCASYDQTLARWAKTMPPGWSAEFLPVAVPDKANYIAARAFFAVQDADPARLDAFMSAAYTLIQQNGMPMESPDTWTKAVAISNVQGFNEAWHNVTQQRLEKAFAKLLTYGVDATPSMVINGKYVITPDDVSGDSALYMNLANGMISKVMLEQ; this comes from the coding sequence ATGGCAGCCCTGCTGGCAACTCCAGTCCTCTCCTTAGCACAGGAGTCGCTGCCGTCGCTGCCGTATAGAGAGGTTGCGGCCCAGGCTGAAGACAGTCACAAGGTCATCGTGTTCTTTTCCTTTGCGTGTCCAGTCTGTGCTTCATACGATCAGACCTTGGCTCGGTGGGCCAAAACGATGCCGCCTGGCTGGTCCGCTGAGTTCCTTCCCGTAGCGGTCCCCGACAAAGCCAATTACATTGCTGCTCGTGCATTTTTTGCTGTCCAGGATGCAGATCCAGCCCGACTCGACGCATTCATGTCGGCGGCCTATACGTTGATCCAGCAGAATGGCATGCCGATGGAGAGCCCTGATACATGGACGAAAGCTGTAGCGATCTCGAACGTTCAGGGGTTCAACGAAGCCTGGCACAACGTCACTCAGCAGCGGCTGGAGAAGGCTTTTGCCAAGCTCCTCACATATGGAGTTGATGCCACACCTTCCATGGTCATCAATGGGAAGTACGTGATCACACCTGACGATGTTTCCGGCGATAGTGCGCTCTACATGAACCTGGCCAACGGCATGATTTCCAAGGTGATGCTGGAGCAATAA
- a CDS encoding type II/IV secretion system protein: MAKEPDLFIYNSPADKPAATYLNDLFRMAAENKVPDIHFQWVQGHVHIQLRQDGQLRHFETVEPAMGKMIDTKIRSRATMDLSQHQIPLDGRIGLRYPGLELEVRVSLVPSHNGQKIVCRLLDQENASMSLDRIRMPPLVEHAFREMINEPQGLILVTGPTGSGKTTTLYAALNAINDGTLNICTIEHPVEYVVKGFVQINVTPQLSFALGLRALLRQDPDVILIGEIRDQETAQIAIQAANTGHLVFATLHSNSAAQAVPRIVDLGVDAQTLASVLIGVIAQRLVQTLRTDIEHEWLPINDVERMWLKKNGLPPVTGNIPFAPSKDSFSGKCPIIELIRSDRSVRAAIIGGGGEMAVLNAAARQSQFDTLGQSAVRMVTDGLTTLGRVRTLIKDDSVKPAVRRIGDVLIAQGLITFTQANQAAELQLRCTIEGKVKKFGQALIDLALVSQDDVVNALGYTEGAVEFLNELAATRKINFRALKDTVELWRTERNQESIFDMLIEQNLISKESLYEEVYCADGYGSPAGNSSPLLSTGVAAVAAV, from the coding sequence GTGGCAAAGGAACCAGATCTTTTTATTTACAACTCCCCGGCAGATAAACCGGCGGCAACCTATTTGAACGACTTGTTCAGGATGGCCGCCGAGAATAAAGTCCCGGACATTCACTTCCAGTGGGTTCAAGGTCACGTGCATATTCAGCTACGGCAAGACGGTCAGCTGAGGCATTTTGAAACCGTAGAGCCTGCTATGGGAAAAATGATCGATACGAAAATTCGATCGCGGGCCACCATGGACCTCTCGCAGCATCAAATCCCCCTCGATGGTCGTATCGGATTGCGATACCCGGGACTGGAGTTGGAGGTCCGTGTGAGCTTGGTTCCAAGTCACAATGGGCAAAAAATCGTATGCCGGTTGCTCGACCAAGAAAACGCGTCGATGAGCCTTGACCGAATTCGAATGCCGCCTCTGGTCGAGCACGCATTCCGCGAGATGATCAACGAACCTCAAGGGCTGATCCTTGTCACCGGCCCAACCGGCTCAGGTAAAACCACGACACTGTACGCAGCACTCAATGCCATCAACGACGGTACGCTCAACATCTGTACTATCGAGCATCCGGTTGAGTATGTAGTTAAGGGCTTTGTCCAAATCAACGTAACGCCCCAGCTCAGTTTCGCATTGGGTCTACGGGCCCTGTTGCGTCAGGATCCGGACGTTATTCTGATTGGTGAGATTCGTGACCAGGAAACCGCACAGATTGCCATTCAGGCTGCAAACACCGGCCACTTGGTCTTTGCCACATTGCACTCCAATAGTGCAGCACAAGCTGTACCTCGCATCGTTGATCTTGGGGTCGATGCCCAAACACTTGCGTCTGTACTCATTGGTGTGATTGCTCAGCGACTTGTGCAGACTCTTCGGACTGATATAGAACACGAATGGCTACCTATTAATGACGTAGAGCGCATGTGGTTGAAAAAGAATGGGCTGCCGCCTGTCACAGGCAATATTCCATTTGCGCCTTCGAAAGATTCGTTTTCAGGTAAATGCCCCATCATTGAGCTTATTAGATCAGACAGATCAGTGCGTGCAGCCATTATCGGTGGCGGTGGAGAGATGGCTGTGTTGAACGCTGCTGCACGGCAGAGCCAATTCGACACATTAGGCCAATCCGCTGTGCGGATGGTAACTGATGGCTTGACAACCTTGGGACGGGTACGGACCTTAATTAAAGATGATTCTGTGAAGCCAGCGGTTAGGCGCATCGGTGATGTTCTAATCGCTCAGGGCCTCATTACCTTTACGCAGGCAAATCAGGCAGCTGAACTTCAGCTGCGGTGTACGATTGAAGGCAAGGTCAAAAAGTTCGGGCAAGCCCTCATTGATCTGGCGCTTGTGTCACAAGATGACGTGGTGAACGCTCTTGGTTACACCGAGGGGGCGGTGGAATTTTTGAATGAGTTGGCCGCGACCCGGAAAATCAACTTCAGGGCACTGAAGGATACTGTCGAGCTGTGGCGCACTGAGCGAAATCAAGAGTCAATCTTCGACATGCTCATCGAGCAGAACCTCATCAGCAAGGAAAGTTTATATGAAGAAGTTTATTGCGCGGATGGCTATGGCAGCCCTGCTGGCAACTCCAGTCCTCTCCTTAGCACAGGAGTCGCTGCCGTCGCTGCCGTATAG
- a CDS encoding transglycosylase SLT domain-containing protein yields MKKLSLPFLLIGALAWLPTTSHADCFAEAAARYRVSEKLLRAIQVTENRPGKADVVSQKNSDGTWDIGLMQINSSWLPKLSKYGIGEKELLDRCVSANVGAWILASNIASHGHVWKAVGAYNSPNEKSQRIYIQKVMNNYGGL; encoded by the coding sequence ATGAAAAAACTATCCCTCCCTTTTCTCCTGATAGGTGCATTGGCCTGGCTTCCTACGACCTCCCACGCGGACTGCTTCGCCGAGGCGGCTGCGCGATATAGGGTCAGCGAGAAGCTACTCCGCGCCATTCAGGTCACCGAGAACCGACCGGGCAAAGCAGACGTAGTGAGCCAAAAAAATAGCGATGGGACCTGGGATATCGGATTGATGCAGATCAATTCCTCTTGGCTTCCAAAGCTATCGAAATACGGTATTGGTGAGAAGGAGCTGTTAGATCGCTGTGTTAGCGCGAATGTCGGCGCCTGGATCCTAGCAAGTAACATCGCTTCACACGGCCATGTTTGGAAAGCGGTTGGCGCATACAACAGCCCTAATGAGAAAAGTCAGCGGATTTACATTCAGAAAGTCATGAATAACTACGGTGGTTTGTAA
- a CDS encoding methionine repressor-like protein, whose product MNTIRWNVAVSADTDQSLRMFLASQGGGRKGDLSRFIEEAVRAHILELTAEQAKAANAHLSEAELTEAVDEALDWARKR is encoded by the coding sequence ATGAATACGATTCGCTGGAATGTCGCCGTCTCGGCCGACACCGACCAGTCGCTTCGGATGTTTCTGGCCAGCCAGGGCGGTGGCCGGAAAGGCGACCTGTCGCGCTTCATTGAAGAGGCGGTGCGGGCCCACATCCTGGAACTGACGGCCGAACAGGCCAAGGCCGCTAATGCCCATCTGAGCGAGGCAGAGCTGACCGAAGCGGTTGACGAAGCGCTCGACTGGGCACGTAAGCGCTGA
- a CDS encoding recombinase family protein, with the protein MKIGYARVSTRDQNADLQVDALKQAGCERIYQDIASGAKSARPELDKLLAHVRAGDTVVIWKLDRLGRSLKHLVELVGELAERKVGLQSLNDPIDTTHAQGRLVFNLFASLAEFERELIRERTQAGLSAARARGRIGGRPKGLPAKAEATSMAAETLYREGRLSVSAIGEKLHISKSTLYSYLRHRGVEIGAHQKSAQPRGQQRNVASPAEPAAEQVATVTLRLAVVNNSKFVRGRKRAKENIERYCLEPYSMKRLESGNYELAIPYRSDDELDKTVHDLLTEISQEADMRNCFIEADAWEEGSERRW; encoded by the coding sequence ATGAAGATCGGTTATGCGCGGGTGAGCACTCGGGATCAGAACGCCGACCTCCAGGTCGATGCCCTGAAACAGGCCGGGTGCGAACGCATCTATCAAGACATCGCCAGCGGCGCGAAAAGCGCCCGGCCGGAGTTGGACAAGTTGCTAGCCCATGTTCGAGCGGGCGACACCGTGGTGATCTGGAAGCTGGATCGCCTCGGGCGCTCCCTCAAACACCTGGTCGAGCTGGTCGGCGAGCTGGCAGAGCGCAAGGTCGGCTTGCAGAGCCTGAATGACCCAATCGACACCACCCACGCCCAAGGTCGCTTGGTGTTCAACCTGTTTGCCTCGCTGGCCGAGTTCGAGCGCGAGCTGATCCGCGAGCGGACTCAGGCGGGTTTGTCGGCCGCGCGGGCGCGGGGCCGGATCGGTGGCCGTCCCAAGGGCCTCCCAGCCAAGGCCGAGGCCACCTCCATGGCGGCCGAGACGCTGTACCGCGAGGGCCGCCTGAGCGTCAGCGCCATCGGCGAGAAGTTACACATCTCCAAGAGCACGCTGTACAGCTACCTGCGCCATCGTGGTGTTGAGATCGGCGCACACCAGAAGAGCGCCCAGCCGCGAGGTCAGCAACGCAATGTCGCGTCGCCGGCAGAGCCCGCCGCCGAGCAGGTGGCCACCGTCACGCTGCGCCTGGCGGTGGTGAACAACAGCAAGTTCGTTCGCGGCCGGAAACGGGCCAAGGAAAATATCGAGCGCTACTGCTTGGAGCCCTACAGTATGAAACGGCTGGAGTCGGGCAACTACGAACTGGCCATTCCGTATCGGAGCGACGATGAGCTGGACAAGACCGTGCATGACTTGCTGACCGAGATCAGCCAGGAAGCCGACATGCGCAACTGCTTTATCGAAGCCGATGCCTGGGAAGAAGGCTCTGAACGGCGCTGGTAG
- a CDS encoding sel1 repeat family protein, whose protein sequence is MHSLNRLPILLALPLAFVSLTCAASSAQDTSAAAYFSNEAAAGGADLPDISTAMKGLLSTAREGGEVLRTWAAYKAGDKAALPKLFELAQGGNSRAQNVVGYLLDHGEGVKKDSAAAAAYFSAASSDYPLARYNLAVLTLLGRGVPKDETKAMEMFESSVKDASVDLAAVRLSLYYLNKGDHDKAWTWANEGANRGNVTAYYLLGRMLYERGGYQEAYNWLTKAAQASEPNAPAILSAMYKNGQGMNQNVKMAASWWMIYVGLNKGKPGMNSAGMSSFGLTAKEQNDATSFATNWLSTHKHMKRPDYDATLLQANRNDKS, encoded by the coding sequence ATGCATTCACTGAATCGACTGCCGATCCTGTTGGCGCTCCCTCTAGCGTTCGTGAGCCTCACCTGTGCTGCAAGCAGCGCCCAAGACACGTCAGCAGCTGCATACTTCAGCAACGAAGCAGCAGCAGGGGGCGCCGACCTCCCAGACATCTCCACTGCTATGAAGGGCCTCCTTTCAACCGCCCGGGAGGGTGGCGAAGTACTTCGGACTTGGGCAGCCTACAAAGCTGGGGACAAAGCTGCACTGCCGAAGCTCTTCGAGCTCGCCCAAGGCGGGAATAGCCGAGCACAGAACGTAGTGGGCTATCTGCTGGATCACGGTGAAGGGGTCAAAAAAGACAGCGCCGCCGCTGCAGCATATTTCTCTGCCGCCAGCTCTGACTACCCCCTTGCTCGGTACAACCTGGCAGTACTTACTTTGCTTGGCCGCGGTGTACCGAAGGACGAGACCAAGGCGATGGAGATGTTTGAGTCGTCAGTAAAGGACGCGTCTGTCGATCTTGCAGCTGTCCGCCTGTCGCTCTACTACCTCAACAAAGGCGACCATGACAAAGCCTGGACATGGGCAAATGAGGGCGCCAACCGTGGCAACGTGACAGCCTACTACCTACTTGGGCGGATGCTCTACGAACGCGGGGGGTACCAAGAGGCATACAACTGGCTGACGAAGGCAGCGCAAGCAAGCGAACCGAATGCACCCGCCATCCTCTCTGCGATGTACAAAAATGGCCAGGGGATGAATCAAAACGTGAAGATGGCCGCATCCTGGTGGATGATCTACGTCGGTCTGAACAAGGGAAAACCGGGCATGAACTCAGCGGGAATGTCGTCCTTCGGACTGACCGCCAAAGAACAGAATGACGCAACCAGCTTCGCAACCAACTGGCTATCGACACACAAACACATGAAGCGTCCTGACTACGACGCCACGCTGCTCCAGGCCAACAGAAACGACAAGTCGTGA
- a CDS encoding conjugal transfer protein TraG, producing MDFTVFVLGDVSTFYNTLNSVAMIFNAKGFMTGVYLVGGFIALISGIMFVIQKGASEQFIPANGPVGGLFGFAMMVACCTIKADVKIEDIYTGTVNKVDNVPLVIAAPASLFTTTMYGLFEKINTAYQSTSGSYMAVTQNGFVTPLKLLLTLRKGVENVDPYLVASLKQYIIDCVPGSTTFSIADFQKSTNIVSYVLGHSRGTGLTTYWDNVNIGGSALSCQEAQTKIALKVDAFPSSAAAKQMINAGMKVKSPSGSAYTPDDVSAAITNLVPSLWSAAQSADDFMVNALFYNSVVGTYNCLDSVSDQNSFNLCMTSLTQQDEQFRSDAAASGSFFAKIMTPTMVFLQILFFGFAPIVIIYSLFKGAGSLMMYVKFLGFGIWTTSWLPFSAVIQMYIQNDVAEKLTEFTEAGLVPSNMKAVYYDVLATRLGIASDMLAATPLISAAMLGLTAYGMVSLASRWSGRDHNDEKLQSPDLVKNGAHVDVASRNQYQSEHSGSVNNGLSLNGANWNTADLKNTLSTSTQSAFGSDHSKRSESSSAVEASLRQMSSYKSGDSWTDQRMQSLDRQHSNISQQAMKLGDSIGQALGFTGKEMNSFKEAFDAKVGFSGIFGGVSAGIQNATGKDMTKSQASTIASQFGSEISKNESDMSGWKASVADTFSHSTGREAATENALGRRLSATTADTQSSFNRFQQATSAEAGVSANAKISEETTGGNLTRSQQGMQALNQAIAGLSDSQRSEFNKKFPELETRYAQQSTGMVGARESAQLWALKSIGADTEFANVISAMTGNVVGGPSEGDAAKFQGVGGRAAQVSDNPAGQVSRANIGNPSTNVPGVNPNQVGPTGAPQPQELREVASGMDPYRSYEDRETYVSSQMPSSHAKAQEQMRAGKTALENADTTLSPEQIRDTMSVKPITNTMVGVGQAEQQWEQENPKTAMAVTAATMFVPGAGWGGAAIKGTQATRAVLAARSAETALKAAEAGTEVAQAARVVNAAGHEVPALLRGQGQASRVVNAEHVAEAAETAKAAAATAKTAGREAAAATKLAGNVSVVPGMMIASDHMADNYNADVAANGKPERFEPGSSVRSMLQSDGATPGPQAQSGQPLVTPMPARADALAPLGGHAGNLMAAPGENTQAAAHGQPLVTPINANAEAPAPAPAPIRQEAPHAQSSQPVAAAALAGGEGNAPIRQDAAPVQASQPVAAAALTSAEAQAPIRQDAAPVQASQPVAAAALTGVEAAPITGHAGELRAAPGEGLMTAGTSQNLMEPIGHASTAAHTGQLHMGSQPAMAESHTELQAGEMMTASGAGLMTAGAQSQASAGLSAGEPQLSGSDNGSGSPYGEGMMGAADAYESPFSGGGKPAPVTRVMTLENTVVTPEDKGDDDAKPPTTRGGKS from the coding sequence ATGGACTTCACTGTATTTGTACTAGGTGATGTTTCGACTTTTTACAATACGCTCAACAGCGTAGCGATGATATTCAACGCCAAGGGTTTCATGACTGGCGTGTACCTCGTTGGTGGGTTCATTGCGCTGATCTCAGGAATTATGTTTGTAATTCAGAAAGGCGCTTCGGAACAGTTCATCCCTGCAAACGGACCTGTGGGTGGCCTGTTTGGCTTCGCCATGATGGTTGCGTGTTGCACCATTAAGGCCGATGTGAAGATCGAGGATATCTACACAGGGACGGTCAACAAGGTTGATAACGTCCCCCTTGTAATCGCGGCACCAGCCAGCTTGTTCACAACGACAATGTACGGACTGTTTGAAAAAATCAACACAGCCTACCAAAGCACCTCAGGGAGTTACATGGCCGTCACTCAGAATGGCTTTGTCACTCCGTTGAAACTGCTTCTTACACTGCGCAAGGGTGTGGAGAATGTTGACCCGTACCTTGTGGCCAGCTTGAAACAATACATTATCGACTGTGTTCCTGGCTCAACGACATTCAGCATTGCGGATTTCCAAAAATCCACAAATATTGTTTCTTATGTATTAGGCCATTCCCGCGGCACGGGCCTTACCACCTATTGGGATAACGTCAATATTGGAGGCTCCGCTCTTTCTTGCCAGGAAGCACAGACCAAGATAGCACTCAAGGTTGATGCGTTCCCATCCTCCGCAGCCGCGAAACAAATGATCAATGCCGGCATGAAGGTTAAGAGCCCTTCGGGCAGTGCTTACACGCCTGACGATGTTAGTGCTGCAATTACCAACCTGGTGCCTTCGCTGTGGTCTGCCGCTCAAAGCGCTGATGATTTCATGGTGAACGCGCTGTTCTACAACTCTGTAGTAGGGACATACAACTGTCTAGATAGCGTTTCCGATCAAAACAGCTTCAATCTTTGTATGACATCGTTGACTCAGCAAGACGAGCAGTTCCGCTCCGATGCTGCGGCGTCTGGCAGTTTCTTTGCAAAGATCATGACACCGACAATGGTCTTCCTTCAGATTCTCTTCTTCGGCTTCGCGCCCATCGTCATCATTTACAGCCTGTTTAAAGGGGCTGGATCGCTGATGATGTATGTAAAGTTTCTGGGGTTCGGGATATGGACTACTTCCTGGCTGCCATTTTCCGCTGTGATTCAGATGTACATCCAAAACGATGTCGCAGAGAAACTGACTGAGTTCACAGAAGCTGGCCTAGTACCGAGCAACATGAAGGCGGTCTATTACGATGTTCTTGCAACTAGGCTGGGTATCGCATCGGATATGCTGGCCGCCACACCACTCATTTCTGCAGCAATGCTTGGCTTGACTGCTTACGGCATGGTAAGCCTTGCCAGCCGCTGGTCGGGGCGCGACCACAATGACGAGAAACTTCAGTCTCCTGATCTTGTAAAAAATGGGGCACATGTCGATGTGGCAAGCCGTAACCAGTACCAGTCAGAACATTCCGGCAGTGTAAATAACGGTCTGTCACTCAATGGCGCCAACTGGAACACGGCGGATCTAAAAAACACGCTAAGCACTTCCACCCAGAGTGCCTTCGGTTCCGACCATTCTAAGCGCAGCGAGAGCTCCTCAGCTGTCGAGGCCTCACTGCGCCAAATGTCCTCCTACAAATCCGGTGACAGCTGGACAGATCAGCGCATGCAATCGCTCGATCGCCAGCACAGCAATATTTCCCAGCAGGCGATGAAGCTGGGGGATAGCATTGGTCAGGCCTTGGGGTTCACTGGGAAGGAGATGAATTCCTTCAAAGAGGCGTTCGACGCGAAGGTGGGTTTCAGCGGTATCTTCGGCGGTGTTTCTGCTGGCATTCAGAACGCCACTGGGAAAGATATGACCAAGTCTCAGGCCTCAACCATTGCATCCCAGTTTGGTTCAGAGATCTCCAAAAATGAAAGTGACATGTCCGGGTGGAAGGCCTCAGTTGCTGATACGTTCTCTCATAGCACTGGCAGAGAAGCCGCAACTGAAAACGCCTTGGGTCGACGTCTGAGTGCAACCACCGCCGACACCCAATCGTCGTTCAATCGCTTCCAGCAAGCTACATCAGCGGAGGCCGGCGTTTCCGCAAACGCGAAGATCAGTGAGGAGACCACCGGCGGGAATCTCACCCGATCGCAGCAGGGGATGCAGGCGCTCAATCAGGCAATCGCCGGGCTCAGCGATTCGCAGCGCAGTGAATTCAACAAGAAATTCCCCGAGCTTGAAACCCGCTATGCCCAGCAATCCACTGGCATGGTTGGCGCTCGTGAGTCAGCCCAGCTGTGGGCCCTCAAGTCCATTGGGGCGGACACAGAGTTCGCGAATGTCATTTCGGCTATGACTGGAAACGTTGTGGGTGGGCCGAGCGAAGGTGATGCGGCCAAATTCCAAGGCGTAGGTGGGCGAGCAGCCCAGGTCAGTGACAACCCAGCCGGTCAGGTTTCTCGCGCTAACATCGGCAACCCGTCGACCAATGTTCCCGGGGTCAATCCGAATCAGGTCGGCCCTACTGGTGCTCCACAACCACAAGAGCTCAGGGAAGTCGCATCTGGAATGGATCCATACCGTTCCTACGAGGACCGCGAGACCTATGTATCGTCGCAAATGCCAAGCAGCCATGCCAAAGCTCAAGAGCAGATGCGGGCGGGTAAAACAGCACTCGAAAATGCGGACACTACCCTTTCCCCTGAGCAGATCCGCGACACAATGTCGGTCAAGCCAATCACGAACACCATGGTCGGCGTAGGCCAGGCCGAGCAGCAATGGGAGCAAGAAAACCCTAAAACTGCGATGGCCGTTACGGCAGCGACTATGTTTGTGCCAGGCGCAGGATGGGGTGGAGCAGCTATCAAAGGGACTCAAGCGACAAGAGCGGTTCTGGCAGCACGCAGCGCTGAAACTGCCTTGAAAGCAGCTGAAGCCGGTACCGAAGTTGCTCAGGCTGCACGCGTGGTCAATGCAGCTGGGCACGAGGTACCTGCGCTGCTTCGTGGCCAAGGCCAGGCTTCGCGGGTCGTGAACGCCGAACATGTGGCAGAAGCTGCTGAAACTGCGAAAGCCGCTGCAGCTACTGCGAAGACTGCTGGCCGCGAGGCCGCAGCCGCCACCAAGCTTGCTGGCAACGTTTCGGTTGTTCCAGGGATGATGATCGCTTCCGATCACATGGCAGACAACTACAATGCTGATGTGGCCGCCAACGGCAAGCCTGAGCGCTTTGAGCCCGGCTCAAGTGTGCGCTCAATGCTCCAGAGTGATGGCGCCACACCTGGCCCTCAAGCACAGAGTGGTCAGCCGCTTGTGACCCCAATGCCGGCGCGCGCCGACGCTCTTGCTCCCCTGGGCGGACACGCAGGCAACTTGATGGCTGCCCCGGGCGAAAATACGCAAGCTGCAGCCCATGGCCAGCCACTGGTCACACCAATTAATGCAAACGCTGAAGCGCCTGCCCCAGCACCAGCTCCAATACGACAGGAGGCGCCCCATGCACAGAGCAGTCAGCCTGTAGCAGCGGCAGCGCTCGCCGGGGGGGAGGGCAACGCACCGATCCGCCAAGACGCTGCACCTGTTCAAGCCAGCCAGCCCGTGGCGGCCGCAGCGCTGACCAGCGCCGAGGCACAGGCACCAATCCGTCAGGACGCTGCACCTGTACAAGCCAGCCAGCCCGTCGCGGCCGCAGCGCTGACCGGCGTCGAGGCTGCACCGATCACAGGTCACGCAGGGGAGCTTAGAGCGGCCCCAGGTGAGGGGCTCATGACCGCGGGGACTAGTCAGAACCTGATGGAGCCCATTGGTCACGCGTCCACCGCCGCTCACACCGGTCAACTCCATATGGGTTCGCAACCAGCCATGGCCGAGTCCCACACTGAACTACAAGCGGGCGAAATGATGACGGCATCGGGTGCTGGTTTGATGACTGCTGGTGCCCAATCGCAGGCTAGCGCTGGGCTCTCAGCAGGTGAGCCACAACTGTCCGGCTCAGATAATGGGTCAGGTAGCCCATACGGTGAAGGCATGATGGGAGCTGCGGATGCTTACGAGTCGCCGTTCAGTGGAGGAGGGAAGCCGGCACCCGTTACGCGAGTGATGACCCTGGAAAACACCGTTGTTACCCCGGAAGACAAGGGTGATGACGACGCCAAGCCGCCGACGACGAGAGGGGGCAAAAGCTAA
- a CDS encoding putative toxin-antitoxin system toxin component, PIN family, producing MRVVLDTNILFSALISPHGAPDAIYRAWRAARFEVVTSRMQLDEIRRASRYPKLQAILQPAKVGAMINNLQRAVVLERLTIEVEADDPDDSFLLAMALAGDADYLVTGDRRAGLLQRGHIERTRIVTPAVFCAEVL from the coding sequence ATGCGGGTCGTGTTGGATACCAACATCCTGTTCAGCGCACTGATCTCGCCGCATGGCGCGCCCGATGCGATCTACCGTGCCTGGCGGGCGGCGCGTTTCGAGGTAGTGACCTCGCGGATGCAGCTCGATGAAATCCGCCGAGCCAGCCGCTACCCCAAGCTCCAGGCCATCCTTCAGCCCGCCAAAGTGGGAGCCATGATCAATAACCTGCAACGGGCTGTGGTACTGGAGCGTCTGACCATCGAGGTCGAAGCCGATGATCCGGATGACTCGTTTCTGCTGGCCATGGCCCTGGCAGGCGATGCGGACTACCTGGTGACCGGTGATCGCCGCGCCGGCCTGCTGCAACGCGGGCACATCGAACGCACGCGGATTGTCACGCCCGCCGTGTTCTGCGCCGAGGTGCTGTGA